From the Luteolibacter sp. Y139 genome, one window contains:
- the corA gene encoding magnesium/cobalt transporter CorA, translating to MFINRYPAPGSPPATLLPHVTNGEGKKPRIRLIEYNNDRLDEREISDVGEMIRAIEAGKVTWINIDGLGDIEALRALGELFNLHPLALEDVLNTGQRAKVEQFDDHLFIVAHMVYQNAEKTICGEQVSMFLGKNYLITVQEEADYDVFDPVRVRLRAGRGSIRKAKADYLAYALLDSIIDHYFPVLDEVGCSIEDLEDNLLASPDRSIVMKLHGHRRSLTQLRRFVWPLRDLVNGLLHDNSGLVKDPTKVFLRDCYDHSVQLMDFVESYKEITTGLMELYHSSVGLRTNEVMRVLTVITSIFIPLTFIAGIYGMNFSEEKPEHLEMPLNMPELYHPWGYPGVMAVMLLIAVAQLIFFKRKKWL from the coding sequence ATGTTCATCAACCGTTACCCGGCACCGGGTTCCCCTCCGGCCACGCTCCTGCCTCACGTGACGAACGGCGAGGGAAAGAAGCCGCGGATCCGGCTGATCGAATACAACAATGACAGGCTGGATGAACGGGAGATCAGCGACGTGGGTGAGATGATCCGGGCGATCGAAGCCGGCAAGGTGACGTGGATCAACATCGATGGCTTGGGCGACATCGAGGCGCTCCGGGCGCTCGGCGAGCTCTTCAATCTCCATCCGCTGGCGCTGGAGGACGTGCTCAACACCGGCCAGCGGGCGAAGGTGGAACAGTTCGACGACCATTTGTTCATCGTGGCCCACATGGTCTACCAGAATGCGGAGAAAACCATCTGTGGCGAACAGGTCAGCATGTTCCTGGGCAAGAACTACCTGATCACCGTCCAAGAGGAGGCGGATTACGATGTTTTCGATCCGGTCCGGGTGCGCCTGCGGGCCGGCCGTGGTTCGATCCGGAAGGCGAAGGCCGATTATCTCGCCTATGCGCTGCTGGACTCGATCATCGACCACTACTTCCCGGTGCTCGATGAAGTCGGATGCTCGATCGAGGATCTGGAGGACAATCTGCTGGCAAGTCCCGACCGCTCGATCGTGATGAAGCTGCACGGTCATCGCCGGAGCCTGACCCAGCTGCGGCGTTTCGTGTGGCCGCTAAGGGACCTGGTGAACGGTCTGCTTCACGACAATTCGGGATTGGTGAAGGATCCGACCAAGGTCTTCCTGCGCGATTGCTACGACCACTCGGTGCAGCTCATGGACTTCGTCGAGAGCTACAAGGAAATCACCACCGGGCTCATGGAACTTTATCACTCCAGCGTCGGCTTGCGGACCAACGAGGTGATGCGGGTGCTTACCGTGATCACGTCGATCTTCATTCCGCTGACCTTTATCGCCGGGATCTATGGGATGAATTTTTCCGAAGAGAAGCCGGAGCATCTCGAGATGCCGCTGAACATGCCGGAGCTGTATCACCCGTGGGGATATCCCGGGGTGATGGCAGTCATGCTGCTCATTGCCGTGGCCCAGCTGATCTTCTTCAAGAGAAAGAAGTGGCTGTAA
- a CDS encoding choice-of-anchor D domain-containing protein produces the protein MKTYTSLLRGGFVARARTGFLAAAVTLAVMAASASFAAPDIVIESPPPEVIADGGDLASFGDHTVGSVALVKTLTVRNTGDAVLNLGAATFTGAAAGDFTADLSGADLTVDPGGSTTFTVAFAATRRGGREATLQLASNDPDESPYDVHVSGNGLACDVSVESGGDEIPNPSGSKDFGSVSVGLGSGTYFFQLKNTGEVDLNLNSITVGGDNPGDFQVVSEFTSPVVGPYGSFSYFWITFYPTAGGTRSAVVSVKTDDVDEPDYRFTITGTGVPVPEIRTENAEGGEIFYQDFGGVEPGDTIGPVEITIRNSGTANLNLGTLVLAGDNPEAYQLDISGTAAVVSPGGTTKFKVTFHPTDIGYKAAVVKIPSDDADEGLLQFFLSGYSTHMAETYVDWAAAAGLEEEDSWTDAEPYHDGVANLLKYAFNMNGGGPDVHVMAADTGTSGLPRWSLISGGPLGHYLRVEYVRRKGAMISYDVMISEDLENWDFPTVPHNATVIDDDWERITHDIPVDLEETPRMFGRVVVNEFVPA, from the coding sequence TTGAAAACATACACTTCGCTTTTGCGCGGTGGCTTCGTCGCCCGTGCCCGTACTGGTTTTCTGGCTGCTGCCGTGACCTTGGCCGTGATGGCCGCTTCCGCATCGTTTGCCGCGCCGGACATCGTCATCGAATCGCCTCCGCCCGAAGTGATCGCCGATGGTGGTGATTTGGCATCCTTCGGCGATCATACCGTCGGCAGTGTGGCGCTCGTTAAAACGCTCACGGTCCGCAACACGGGTGACGCCGTTCTCAATCTCGGTGCCGCGACCTTCACCGGGGCTGCCGCCGGCGACTTCACTGCGGATCTTTCCGGTGCCGACCTCACGGTGGATCCCGGTGGAAGTACGACGTTTACCGTAGCTTTTGCGGCGACACGTCGCGGAGGGCGGGAAGCGACGCTGCAACTCGCGAGCAATGATCCCGATGAGAGTCCCTACGATGTCCACGTTTCCGGCAACGGGCTTGCCTGCGATGTGAGCGTGGAGTCCGGCGGCGACGAGATTCCGAATCCCTCCGGCAGCAAGGATTTCGGCTCCGTCAGTGTCGGCCTCGGTAGCGGCACCTATTTCTTCCAGTTGAAGAACACCGGCGAGGTGGACCTGAATTTGAACAGCATCACCGTGGGAGGAGACAATCCCGGAGACTTCCAAGTCGTCAGTGAGTTCACTTCGCCGGTGGTCGGACCGTACGGCTCCTTCAGCTATTTCTGGATCACCTTTTATCCCACCGCTGGCGGGACACGCTCGGCGGTCGTCAGCGTCAAGACCGACGATGTGGACGAGCCCGACTACCGCTTCACCATCACGGGTACCGGCGTGCCGGTCCCGGAGATCCGGACCGAGAACGCGGAGGGCGGCGAGATCTTCTACCAAGACTTCGGCGGGGTGGAGCCGGGCGACACGATCGGGCCGGTGGAAATCACCATCCGCAACAGCGGCACCGCGAATCTGAATCTCGGCACGCTGGTGCTCGCCGGGGACAATCCCGAGGCCTATCAACTCGACATCAGCGGCACCGCCGCGGTCGTCAGCCCGGGAGGGACCACCAAGTTCAAGGTGACCTTTCATCCCACCGACATTGGCTACAAGGCGGCTGTGGTGAAGATCCCCAGCGATGATGCGGACGAGGGTCTGCTGCAATTTTTCCTCAGCGGCTACAGCACCCACATGGCGGAGACCTATGTGGACTGGGCGGCGGCTGCCGGGCTGGAGGAAGAGGACTCGTGGACCGATGCCGAGCCCTATCACGATGGCGTGGCGAACCTGCTCAAGTATGCCTTCAACATGAACGGTGGCGGCCCGGATGTGCACGTCATGGCCGCCGATACCGGCACCTCCGGCCTGCCGCGCTGGTCGCTCATCAGCGGTGGTCCGCTCGGTCACTACCTGCGCGTGGAATACGTGCGGCGGAAGGGTGCGATGATTTCCTATGACGTGATGATCTCGGAGGATCTGGAGAACTGGGATTTCCCCACCGTGCCGCACAATGCCACCGTCATCGATGATGATTGGGAGCGCATCACCCACGACATCCCGGTGGATCTGGAGGAGACGCCGAGGATGTTCGGACGGGTGGTGGTGAATGAGTTTGTGCCAGCGTAG
- a CDS encoding ABC transporter permease, whose protein sequence is MNFFLRIRALVIKELQSTLGNPSARALLIMPVILQTLLFPNAATLEVKNASLAIYNRDTGADSNELVQRFARSDAFTEVLAIHAQADMEAAIESRSAMLAVSIPEDFSRRLATGETAPVQVLMDGRRSNGAQIAFGYLQGITETFIKDRMTAKGMKMPSETVTRYWFNANLDYKNFMLPNLVAVITTIGSLILTALSVAREREQGTFDQLLVSPLTPEMIMIGKAVPAIIVGFFQATLILCAAVFLYRIPFQGSLLLLYVGMFFYALSLTGVGLLISSVCNTQQQAFLGAFSFMMPAMMLSGFASPVENMPRWLQIATIPNPVRHFVEIVKGVFLKDASAERVFSLILPLIIIGFCTLGAASIMFRRKTS, encoded by the coding sequence ATGAACTTCTTCCTCCGCATCCGGGCGCTCGTCATCAAGGAGCTCCAATCCACGCTGGGCAATCCCTCCGCCCGCGCGCTGCTGATCATGCCGGTGATCCTGCAGACGCTGCTCTTTCCGAATGCCGCGACCCTGGAGGTGAAAAACGCCTCGCTGGCCATCTACAACCGCGACACCGGCGCGGACTCGAACGAACTCGTCCAGCGCTTCGCCCGGTCCGACGCCTTCACCGAGGTCCTCGCGATCCACGCCCAGGCTGACATGGAGGCCGCCATCGAGTCCCGCTCCGCCATGCTCGCGGTGAGCATTCCCGAGGACTTCTCCCGCCGCCTCGCCACCGGGGAGACCGCCCCCGTCCAGGTGCTCATGGACGGCCGACGCTCGAATGGCGCGCAGATCGCCTTCGGCTACCTGCAAGGCATCACCGAAACCTTCATCAAGGACCGCATGACCGCGAAGGGCATGAAAATGCCGTCCGAAACCGTCACCCGCTACTGGTTCAATGCGAACCTCGACTACAAGAACTTCATGCTGCCGAACCTGGTGGCGGTCATCACCACCATCGGCTCGCTGATCCTCACCGCCCTCTCGGTCGCCCGCGAGCGCGAGCAGGGCACCTTCGATCAGCTTCTGGTCTCGCCGCTCACGCCGGAAATGATCATGATCGGCAAGGCCGTCCCTGCCATCATCGTCGGCTTCTTCCAGGCCACCCTGATTCTCTGCGCCGCCGTCTTCCTCTACCGCATTCCCTTCCAGGGCAGCCTGCTGCTCCTTTACGTCGGGATGTTCTTCTACGCCCTCTCGCTGACCGGCGTGGGTCTGCTGATCTCCTCGGTCTGCAATACCCAGCAGCAGGCCTTCCTCGGCGCCTTCTCCTTCATGATGCCCGCCATGATGCTCTCCGGCTTCGCCTCGCCGGTGGAAAACATGCCGCGCTGGCTCCAGATCGCCACCATCCCGAACCCGGTCCGCCATTTCGTGGAGATCGTGAAGGGCGTGTTCCTGAAGGACGCCTCGGCGGAGCGGGTCTTCTCGCTGATCCTGCCGCTGATCATCATCGGCTTCTGCACCCTCGGAGCCGCCTCGATCATGTTCCGCCGGAAGACCTCCTGA
- a CDS encoding DUF2059 domain-containing protein, whose amino-acid sequence MKTFIFLSFLLAGNCLSAAEPAAKKTPTEELLEVMRNEELAVDSAEAAFNATLSQLKASGIPEAAIAEIRTEARAMYVRIFSGPELRKKTIELYEKHFTPEEIVEMTEFYRTPLGQKTLSAMPSIMADAMKVAMPAVQKEMPAFQRKVADIVGKYKKPAGDAPAAPKDGE is encoded by the coding sequence ATGAAAACATTCATCTTCCTGTCCTTCCTGCTCGCGGGCAACTGCTTGTCCGCGGCTGAGCCGGCAGCGAAAAAGACCCCCACCGAGGAACTCCTCGAAGTGATGCGCAATGAAGAACTCGCAGTCGACTCCGCCGAGGCCGCCTTCAATGCCACCCTCTCGCAGCTTAAGGCCAGCGGCATCCCCGAGGCAGCCATCGCCGAGATCCGCACCGAAGCTCGCGCAATGTACGTTCGCATCTTCTCCGGCCCCGAGCTGCGCAAGAAGACCATCGAACTCTACGAGAAGCACTTCACCCCGGAGGAAATCGTCGAAATGACCGAGTTCTACCGCACCCCGCTCGGCCAGAAGACTCTCTCCGCCATGCCTTCGATCATGGCCGATGCCATGAAGGTCGCCATGCCCGCCGTGCAGAAGGAGATGCCCGCCTTCCAACGGAAGGTCGCTGACATCGTCGGCAAGTACAAGAAGCCCGCTGGCGACGCCCCGGCAGCGCCGAAGGACGGCGAATAA
- a CDS encoding VOC family protein — protein MSEEREPKKKPMLKRMDNVLIVVDDLEATKAFFTELGLEFEGEATVEGPQVGQLIGLEDVRATMAMMRTPDGQGIELDKFHTPDAVRFGPVNTPVNAFGIRRLMFAVEGIDALVSHMLGHGAELIGEMEYGDSYRLAYLRGPEGIIVGLAEALG, from the coding sequence ATGTCCGAAGAACGCGAACCCAAGAAGAAGCCGATGCTGAAGCGAATGGATAACGTCCTGATCGTGGTGGACGATCTGGAAGCAACGAAGGCGTTCTTCACCGAGCTGGGTCTTGAATTCGAGGGTGAGGCAACGGTGGAGGGGCCTCAGGTCGGTCAATTGATCGGGCTGGAGGATGTGCGGGCGACGATGGCGATGATGCGGACGCCGGATGGCCAAGGCATCGAGCTGGACAAGTTCCACACGCCGGATGCCGTGCGTTTCGGGCCGGTGAACACGCCGGTGAATGCGTTCGGGATTCGCCGGCTGATGTTCGCGGTGGAGGGTATTGATGCGCTGGTTTCCCACATGCTCGGGCATGGGGCGGAACTGATCGGTGAGATGGAGTATGGGGACAGCTACCGGCTGGCCTACTTGCGCGGGCCGGAGGGGATCATCGTTGGATTGGCGGAGGCGCTGGGGTGA
- the leuC gene encoding 3-isopropylmalate dehydratase large subunit, whose protein sequence is MGKSLYQKVWESHSVGTLADGRTQLFIGTHLIHEVTSPQAFGMLRDLGLTVKYPQRTFATVDHIVPTENQDQPVDPLAAEMMEALRSNCDDFGVTYFDLKSGKQGIVHVVGPEQGITQPGTTIACGDSHTATHGAFGAIAFGIGTTQVRDVLATQTMAMEPLKVRRIEVTGQLRPGVYAKDVTLHIIRLLGAKGGIGYAYEYAGNVFDEMSMEERMTVCNMAIEGGARCGYVNPDAKTVAYLQGRPYVDMADFDATAARWLAFASDADAVYDDIVKIDAASIEPTVTWGISPDHGISVSENIPDPATAATALEKASIDEALAYMKLPAGTPIKGVKIDVAFIGSCTNGRLSDFREVAKYIQGHQVAAGVKAIAVPGSQIVAHLCEQEGIDKIFTAAGFEWRAAGCSMCLAMNPDKLVGDQLCASSSNRNFKGRQGSPTGRTVLMSPVMVAAAAIQGSIADAREVFEIEPAAAVA, encoded by the coding sequence ATGGGCAAGAGCCTCTACCAAAAAGTGTGGGAAAGCCACAGCGTCGGCACTCTGGCCGACGGACGCACGCAGCTTTTCATCGGCACCCATCTCATCCATGAGGTGACCTCGCCACAGGCCTTCGGGATGCTCCGCGACCTCGGTCTCACGGTGAAGTACCCGCAGCGCACCTTCGCCACCGTCGACCACATCGTCCCGACCGAAAATCAGGACCAGCCGGTCGACCCGCTCGCCGCGGAAATGATGGAGGCCCTGCGCTCGAATTGCGATGACTTCGGCGTCACCTATTTCGACCTCAAGTCCGGCAAGCAGGGCATCGTCCACGTCGTCGGCCCTGAGCAAGGCATCACCCAGCCCGGCACCACCATCGCCTGCGGCGACTCGCACACTGCCACCCACGGCGCTTTCGGCGCGATCGCCTTCGGCATCGGCACCACCCAGGTCCGCGATGTCCTCGCGACCCAGACCATGGCCATGGAGCCGCTGAAGGTCCGCCGCATCGAGGTCACCGGCCAGCTCCGCCCCGGCGTCTACGCCAAGGACGTGACCCTTCACATCATCCGCCTGCTCGGTGCCAAGGGCGGCATCGGCTACGCCTACGAATACGCCGGCAATGTCTTCGACGAAATGTCGATGGAAGAGCGCATGACCGTCTGCAACATGGCGATCGAAGGCGGCGCCCGCTGCGGCTACGTCAATCCCGACGCCAAGACCGTCGCCTACCTGCAAGGTCGCCCTTACGTCGACATGGCCGACTTCGACGCCACCGCCGCCCGCTGGCTGGCCTTCGCCTCCGATGCCGACGCTGTTTACGATGACATCGTGAAGATCGACGCGGCCTCCATCGAGCCGACCGTCACTTGGGGCATCTCGCCCGACCACGGCATCAGCGTTTCCGAAAACATCCCGGATCCCGCCACCGCCGCCACCGCGCTCGAAAAGGCCAGCATCGATGAGGCACTCGCCTACATGAAGCTGCCCGCCGGCACCCCGATCAAGGGCGTCAAGATCGACGTCGCCTTCATCGGCTCCTGCACCAATGGCCGCCTCTCCGACTTCCGCGAGGTCGCCAAGTACATCCAGGGCCATCAGGTCGCCGCGGGCGTGAAAGCCATCGCCGTCCCAGGCTCCCAGATCGTCGCCCACCTGTGCGAGCAGGAAGGCATCGACAAGATCTTCACCGCCGCCGGCTTCGAGTGGCGCGCGGCCGGTTGCTCCATGTGTCTGGCCATGAACCCCGACAAGCTCGTCGGCGACCAGCTCTGCGCCTCGTCCTCGAACCGCAATTTCAAGGGCCGCCAAGGCTCCCCTACCGGCCGCACCGTCCTGATGTCGCCCGTCATGGTCGCCGCCGCCGCCATCCAGGGCAGCATCGCCGACGCCCGCGAGGTCTTCGAGATCGAACCGGCCGCCGCCGTCGCCTGA
- the leuD gene encoding 3-isopropylmalate dehydratase small subunit yields MALEKVTTVTGRAVFVPGADIDTDRIIPARFMKCVTFDGLGEFAFYDVRFDPNTGEKTDHPLNDECFKAATILLAGVNFGCGSSREHAPQSLAKYGFKAVVAESFAEIFFGNSTGLAMPCVCLAAGEIDQLRQAVQADPAVEVTIDLVNKRVRSSTGLDFGFEMPESARDALVAGRWDPIQELLDRESDIATKAKELHYV; encoded by the coding sequence ATGGCTCTCGAAAAAGTCACCACCGTCACCGGCCGCGCCGTCTTCGTTCCCGGCGCCGACATCGATACCGACCGCATCATCCCGGCGCGCTTCATGAAGTGCGTCACCTTTGACGGCCTCGGCGAGTTCGCCTTCTACGACGTCCGCTTCGACCCGAACACCGGCGAGAAGACCGATCACCCGCTCAATGACGAGTGCTTCAAGGCCGCCACCATCCTGCTCGCCGGCGTCAATTTCGGCTGCGGCTCCTCCCGTGAGCACGCCCCGCAATCGCTGGCTAAGTATGGCTTCAAGGCCGTCGTCGCCGAGTCCTTCGCCGAGATCTTCTTCGGCAACTCGACCGGCCTCGCCATGCCCTGCGTCTGCCTCGCCGCCGGTGAGATCGACCAACTCCGCCAAGCTGTCCAAGCCGACCCCGCCGTCGAAGTCACCATCGACCTCGTCAACAAGCGCGTCCGCTCCTCCACCGGCCTCGACTTCGGCTTCGAGATGCCCGAGTCCGCCCGCGACGCCCTCGTCGCCGGCCGCTGGGACCCCATCCAGGAACTCCTCGACCGCGAAAGCGACATCGCCACCAAGGCGAAGGAGCTGCACTACGTCTGA
- a CDS encoding ABC transporter permease, producing the protein MKHLSFRRLRALCWKETLQIFRDPSSNLIAFVLPLLLIFVFGFGINLDTPILKIGLLNEATGEDASGLASALEGTPSMEVRRFESREAMERAMVDSQIRGFMIIPADFSRRMNQPGETAPVQVVADGSEPNTAQFVSNYFGAIWQQWQLQRAEDRGEDMKREVSLEPRYWYNPSAKSRNFLIPGSITVIMTVIGALLTSLVVAREWERGTMEALLASPVTRAELLLSKILPYYALGMISLVMCVAAARWLMGVPFRGSALALFVVGSFFLLSVLGIGLAISTATRNQFNAAQAALNAAFLPAMMLSGFIYEISSMPTFLRGVTHLIPARYFVSAIQTIFQVGSPWKVLMPDILMLIASSALFLGLTARLTRRRME; encoded by the coding sequence ATGAAACACCTCTCCTTCCGCCGGCTGCGCGCGCTCTGCTGGAAAGAGACGCTCCAGATCTTCCGCGATCCGAGCAGCAATCTCATCGCCTTCGTCCTGCCGCTGCTGCTGATCTTCGTCTTCGGCTTCGGCATCAATCTCGACACACCCATCCTCAAGATCGGTCTGCTCAATGAGGCCACCGGCGAGGATGCGAGCGGTCTGGCATCCGCCTTGGAAGGCACGCCATCGATGGAAGTGCGCCGCTTCGAATCGCGCGAAGCCATGGAGCGGGCGATGGTCGATTCGCAGATCCGCGGCTTCATGATCATCCCGGCCGACTTTTCACGGCGGATGAATCAGCCGGGCGAAACCGCACCAGTGCAGGTCGTGGCCGACGGCTCGGAACCGAATACCGCCCAGTTCGTCAGCAACTACTTCGGAGCCATCTGGCAGCAGTGGCAGCTCCAGCGCGCCGAGGACCGCGGCGAGGACATGAAACGGGAAGTCTCACTGGAGCCCCGCTACTGGTACAACCCCTCGGCCAAGAGCCGCAATTTCCTGATCCCCGGCTCGATCACGGTGATCATGACCGTGATCGGCGCCCTGCTCACCTCTCTGGTCGTGGCCCGCGAATGGGAACGAGGCACCATGGAGGCCCTGCTTGCCTCCCCCGTCACCCGCGCGGAGCTGCTGCTCAGCAAGATCCTCCCCTACTACGCGCTCGGCATGATCTCGCTGGTCATGTGCGTCGCCGCCGCGCGCTGGCTGATGGGCGTGCCGTTTCGTGGCTCGGCGCTCGCGCTGTTCGTCGTGGGCAGCTTTTTCCTGCTCAGCGTGCTCGGCATCGGGCTGGCAATTTCGACCGCCACCCGAAACCAATTCAACGCCGCACAAGCTGCCCTGAATGCCGCCTTCCTGCCGGCGATGATGCTCTCCGGCTTCATCTACGAGATTTCCAGCATGCCCACCTTCCTGCGCGGCGTGACCCATCTTATCCCCGCCCGCTATTTCGTCTCCGCCATCCAGACCATCTTCCAGGTCGGCTCGCCGTGGAAGGTGCTGATGCCGGACATCCTGATGCTGATCGCCTCCTCCGCCCTGTTCCTCGGCCTCACCGCGAGGCTGACCCGGCGCCGCATGGAATGA
- a CDS encoding N-acetylmuramoyl-L-alanine amidase family protein, with amino-acid sequence MRKLFRSLLLPVLALCLASLPAQARAFRTVVIDPGHGGHDKGGQWGMVYEKHLALDTATRLENELKKRGFRTVMTRRSDYFISLPERVRIASRYSDAIFVAIHYNYTWKQDVSGLETYFCSPQSQPLASYVHSGIMGKVRALNRGVKFARFYVIRNTTCPSILVECGFVSNDGERSRMKSAWYRQSLAEGIAEGIVRFRKAG; translated from the coding sequence ATGAGAAAGCTTTTCCGTTCGCTGCTGCTGCCCGTGCTCGCGCTCTGCCTGGCGAGCCTCCCGGCCCAGGCACGCGCCTTCCGCACCGTGGTGATCGATCCCGGTCACGGCGGCCACGACAAGGGCGGCCAGTGGGGCATGGTCTACGAGAAACACCTCGCCCTCGACACCGCCACCCGCCTTGAGAACGAGCTCAAGAAGCGCGGCTTCCGCACGGTGATGACCCGCCGCAGCGACTACTTCATCTCCCTGCCGGAGCGCGTCCGCATCGCCAGCCGCTACTCGGATGCGATCTTCGTCGCCATCCACTACAACTACACGTGGAAGCAGGATGTCTCCGGCCTCGAGACCTACTTCTGCTCCCCCCAAAGCCAGCCCCTGGCCTCCTATGTCCACTCCGGCATCATGGGCAAGGTGCGGGCCCTGAACCGCGGCGTGAAATTCGCCCGCTTCTACGTGATCCGGAACACCACCTGCCCCTCCATCCTCGTCGAGTGCGGCTTCGTCAGCAATGACGGCGAACGCTCGCGGATGAAATCGGCATGGTACCGCCAGTCGCTGGCCGAAGGCATCGCCGAGGGCATCGTTCGCTTCCGCAAGGCGGGTTGA
- a CDS encoding carboxylesterase family protein has product MKAILAFLAAGFLSVLPVVATPREWKTADGAKTIAAEFVSAKDGQVTIRRTSDQKIFTIALATLSEADRKWVADTLAAGEEASAKSDKGSAFAKLLTGEWERTEGHGLQYRIYGARKLRGADEAGYPLVIYLHGRNGDVMTPEQPGDARSFSEEDNYRKRPCVIIAPQCPKDGSSWDGKNAEAVVEIIRDLMKNLSVDKKRVYLTGYSMGGYGTFYLLGKEPKLFAAAVPISGGGNPNDAENFKDVPVWVFHGAKDETVKPEQSKRMVEALQKEKAEVKFTEYPDGDHGISGRTYADKAVHEWIFQHKK; this is encoded by the coding sequence ATGAAAGCGATCCTCGCGTTTTTGGCGGCAGGTTTTCTGAGCGTGTTGCCTGTAGTGGCGACTCCGCGGGAGTGGAAGACTGCCGATGGTGCCAAGACCATCGCGGCCGAATTTGTCAGTGCGAAGGATGGACAAGTGACCATCCGTCGCACGTCGGATCAGAAGATTTTCACGATCGCCCTGGCGACGCTTTCCGAAGCCGACCGCAAGTGGGTGGCGGACACGCTGGCGGCAGGAGAAGAGGCCTCGGCGAAGTCCGACAAGGGAAGCGCGTTTGCGAAATTGCTGACCGGCGAGTGGGAGCGCACGGAAGGTCATGGGCTGCAGTACCGGATCTATGGTGCTCGCAAGCTGCGCGGTGCCGATGAGGCGGGCTATCCGCTGGTGATCTACCTGCACGGGCGCAACGGCGATGTGATGACGCCGGAGCAGCCGGGCGATGCGCGTTCGTTTTCGGAGGAGGACAACTATCGGAAGCGCCCCTGCGTGATCATCGCGCCGCAATGCCCGAAGGACGGCAGCAGCTGGGACGGCAAGAATGCGGAGGCGGTGGTGGAGATCATCCGCGACCTGATGAAGAACCTGTCGGTCGACAAGAAGCGGGTTTACCTCACGGGCTACTCGATGGGCGGCTACGGGACGTTTTATCTGCTGGGGAAGGAGCCGAAGCTATTCGCCGCGGCGGTGCCGATCTCCGGTGGCGGGAATCCGAACGACGCGGAGAATTTCAAGGACGTGCCGGTGTGGGTCTTCCACGGTGCCAAGGATGAGACGGTGAAGCCGGAGCAAAGCAAGCGCATGGTGGAAGCGCTGCAGAAGGAGAAGGCCGAGGTGAAATTCACCGAGTATCCGGATGGGGATCACGGGATCTCCGGGAGGACGTATGCCGACAAGGCAGTGCACGAGTGGATTTTCCAACACAAGAAGTGA
- a CDS encoding endonuclease/exonuclease/phosphatase family protein: MKLKSLLLLPLLGIASAADIRLVAWNLEWFPGHSPTAEASAVDAHKKAAAEVIQREKPDIFIGEEVRNWQVFADLAAVTPDLRAVVVSSFRSETDGTLWPQQVGIASKLPVEAAWSEAWQQTIGVPRGFSFAAVNLPAPETGVLLIYGVHLKSNRGSSDDHAAAANSRMREESAAQLLQHVSLMERLAFKGRIRGIVIAGDFNTNQDGQFGDKTLEILTKGGFHNTWEDVAKKDRLSWHGSSQFEPTTFDYILTKGLPPGSAKLIEVPEAASDHSPVTITLSFP; this comes from the coding sequence ATGAAGCTCAAATCCCTGCTCCTCCTGCCACTGCTTGGTATCGCCTCCGCCGCGGACATCCGCCTGGTGGCTTGGAACCTCGAATGGTTCCCCGGGCACTCGCCGACAGCGGAGGCTTCTGCCGTCGATGCCCACAAGAAGGCCGCGGCCGAAGTGATCCAGCGGGAAAAGCCGGACATCTTCATCGGCGAGGAAGTCCGCAACTGGCAGGTCTTTGCCGATTTGGCCGCGGTCACCCCGGACCTCCGGGCCGTAGTGGTGTCGTCCTTCCGCAGCGAAACGGACGGGACCCTGTGGCCGCAGCAGGTCGGCATCGCCAGCAAGTTGCCCGTGGAAGCGGCATGGTCGGAAGCCTGGCAGCAAACGATCGGCGTCCCGCGCGGGTTCAGTTTCGCCGCGGTGAATCTGCCTGCGCCGGAAACAGGCGTGCTGTTGATCTATGGCGTACATCTCAAGAGCAACCGCGGCAGCAGTGACGACCATGCCGCCGCCGCCAACTCGCGGATGCGGGAAGAATCCGCCGCCCAGCTTTTGCAGCACGTCTCGCTGATGGAACGGCTCGCCTTCAAGGGCCGGATCCGTGGCATCGTCATCGCTGGCGATTTCAACACCAACCAGGACGGGCAGTTCGGCGACAAGACCCTGGAGATTCTCACCAAAGGCGGCTTCCACAATACCTGGGAGGACGTGGCAAAAAAAGACCGCCTGTCCTGGCACGGCAGCTCTCAGTTCGAGCCAACCACCTTCGACTACATCCTGACCAAGGGCCTGCCACCCGGAAGCGCCAAACTGATCGAGGTGCCCGAAGCGGCCAGCGATCACTCGCCGGTGACCATCACCCTGTCGTTTCCTTAG